The Gambusia affinis linkage group LG11, SWU_Gaff_1.0, whole genome shotgun sequence genome contains a region encoding:
- the LOC122840019 gene encoding bromodomain adjacent to zinc finger domain protein 2B isoform X3, whose product MDSKLGLASSSPAPPSFQKGSPVATFSSAPPQPTSVKYSPAHSPEGSIPFTIFGQTHQTGDELSNMQSCPAFGLLTSSSNCSEFVHRGKTGLMTTPTNTQFKVFPKLWRPTEMDNCRAGAIFHPLLGLYPFSVPVFKTHDPAHPQLCTSGVDRWNTSSSNRNLNTSLLPLKEKEKTKINSSWSQNSLSERATKTILSTKEKGVINRPLETPRCNIRLSGSLSESSSEETSSDSDNMEKDDEDLSSDSDDSEKEIPVGHEVETQMDSVKKSSFVRPKDQIWNPELFLNPHFNGVVSTADQDAPLALITKPRIQTNSPSKRPFLAATSPPYHTPVNLSISSKKLSDTSALPSKSAPSGLVPGSVKAASVLHGGWRPAKTSSCLKPVDLTRNGGFDFHSSRGSEDSSGDIEDDEESSLNSGSSLSDSGSNPESDSAEDHGKESFKAESHTDANGSGALLNLQILKNLGVSATNLLHHHGNLPDPLTFATAGLKKKRRVTDERALQLPLKFGWERETRMRTVTGRLQGEVAYFAPCGKKLRQYPDVVKYLVRHGITEISRDNFSFSTKIKVGNFYEGREGPEGLQWFLMNEEDISSCIIAMNGQHSRQTKSKYQTANNVSAAQHRHPAYYSEPSLQDISDSKLLRKLEAQEIARQAAQIKMMRKLEKQAIAQATKEAKKQQALRAAEERRKKREEMKIHKQQEKIKRIQHIRMEKELRAQQVLEAKRKKKEAAANVKMLEAEKRNQEREIRKLQSFLQKHQERERRRQHRTLMKAVEARRKAEEKERLRKEKKAEKQLNKKKKLELRRLKQKKAKELMKPKEDMCLPDHKPLPELPCIPGLILPGKTFSDCLMVLQFIRNFGAVLNLGLNSNQITISDMQDGLLNIGNSLQKVQDLLVSMLSAAVCDPGIPAGCKCKTLLGDHLTNVEINQDNVSEILQIYMEAHSEQTEVAALAHSLETKAFQAHSPSDKAAILAFLVNELCCSKAVISQIDKNIDYMTNLRKDKWAVEGKLRKLRNIHAKKTDERHIGEGEENHTFSSVTVQNKGKRKSRSSEEEDEDSEDQGEDYDGQEEEMRRKMKKSETYGEEEADRHSTDITELETKIQKTCKLQSEISQKLFEASHSLRSMVVGEDRYRRRYWLLPHCGGLFVEGVENELEEVEKDGGRQKASVRVKEEQQEKISQPRTESVKIQAECQQNNDDDLLQKSFSKLGKLFEAVKMDQNSNIDAENTHPSEVSITEPYHSDCTLETDKTSASSTLSAVQLNNNCMTRSPQSILPDNQLSAVLTEKSSEWFSLLPRAPCDGSSLVSNISCPAFVSSSRLVRTESSSSLLPNTPRKKNKAGINRLHSADSQEAEGNREEDLCLADCNSVDKSETTEPLNNKPACASFSPLEVAKAQDYICPQPVPEEMLRGWWRISDAENLQSLVNSLHHRGIRERVLQKQIQKNMEHMSQIYANQKNAEFDTNDPGKQKISREIFEGWCVEQRAEEVDSNLLLQVEALEKNVISANLPIQGWMPSEPKYNSDDLGYFEHKPFSSVSLENKKQGETRQERLPGFWMRRSNKLLDVAVIRLAELERNIERSNKVEVAPGMRQWHKALGKIRNSAQLSLCIQHLQKSVVWKQDVMKVCQLCQKGDNDELLLLCDGCDKGCHTYCHNPKITVVPAGAWFCSSCESGQIPPSGKQQSQTAGGKHKSSEVKQNCKPSVKGELVSEEVASSNNMPKRGSKEFKKRKGEDSSEPRFDSLVSCAKRAKTPNSELAVCRVLLAELEAHQDAWPFLSPVKLKSVPGYRKVIKKPMDFFTIKEKLINNMYLNQENFITDVNLVFDNCQKFNEDDSEIGQAGHRMKRFFDKRWTELLH is encoded by the exons ATGGACTCCAAACTGGGGCTGGCCTCATCATCTCCTGCCCCACCTTCCTTTCAGAAGGGTTCTCCTGTAGCCACTTTCTCTTCTGCTCCACCTCAACCAACCTCAGTCAAGTACAGTCCAGCACACAGTCCTGAAGGCAGCATCCCTTTTACAATATTTG gtcaaaCTCACCAGACAGGAGATGAACTTTCAAATATGCAGAGCTGTCCTGCTTTTGGTCTTTTAACCTCAAGTTCAAATTGCTCTGAGTTTGTTCACCGAGGAAAAACGGGCTTGATGACGACACCTACAAACACACAATTCAAAGTATTTCCAA AGCTGTGGCGGCCTACTGAGATGGATAATTGCAGAGCAGGAGCCATCTTTCACCCTCTGCTGGGTCTGTATCCTTTCTCTGTACCAGTCTTCAAAACCCATGATCCTGCTCATCCACAACTTTGCACCTCAG GTGTGGACAGATGGAACACGTCCTCCTCAAACAGGAACTTGAACACCAGTCTATTACcacttaaagaaaaagagaaaactaaaatcaacTCAAGTTGGAGTCAAAATAGCCTTTCTGAGCGTGCGACCAAGACCATTCTCTCAACAAAGGAAAAG GGTGTCATAAATCGACCTCTAGAGACACCCAGGTGTAATATTCGCCTATCAGGATCCTTGTCAGAAAGCTCCAGCGAAGAAACCAGCAGTGATTCTGACAATATGGAGAAAGATGATGAGGATCTAAGCAGCGACAGCGATGACTCTGAAAAAGAGATCCCAGTTGGACACGAA gttGAAACTCAGATGGATTCTGTGAAGAAGTCTTCCTTTGTACGACCCAAGGACCAAATTTG GAACCCAGAGCTGTTCCTGAACCCCCACTTTAACGGAGTGGTCAGCACTGCAGATCAAGATGCACCTTTGGCTCTCATAACGAAACCTCGTATCCAGACCAACTCTCCAAGCAAAAGGCCGTTCTTGGCAGCAACCAGCCCTCCCTACCACACACCTGTCAACCTGAGCATTAGCAGCAAGAAGTTGTCAGACACATCTGCTTTGCCATCTAAATCTGCCCCATCAGGACTTGTTCCAGGATCAGTTAAGGCTGCTTCAGTTCTGCATGGAGGGTGGAGGCCAGCAAAAACCAGTTCCTGCCTAAAACCTGTAGACTTAACCAGAAACGGTGGGTTTGATTTCCACAGCAGCAGAGGCTCAGAGGACTCTTCAGGAGACATTGAGGATGATGAAGAGAGTAGTCTGAATTCTGGCAGTAGCCTTTCAG ACTCTGGGAGCAATCCTGAGAGTGACAGTGCTGAGGATCATGGGAAGGAGTCCTTTAAGGCAGAATCACATACTGATGCCAACGGAAGTGGTGCCCTGCTTAACCTGCAGATTCTGAAGAATTTAGGTGTATCAGCCACCAATTTACTCCACCACCATGGCAACCTCCCTGATCCTTTAACATTTGCAACAGCAG gtttaaagaagaaaaggagagtCACAGATGAGCGAGCTCTGCAATTACCCCTTAAGTTTGG ATGGGAGAGAGAGACCCGGATGAGAACTGTTACAGGTCGTCTGCAAGGGGAGGTGGCTTACTTTGCTCCGTGTGGGAAAAAGCTGCGTCAATATCCTGATGTAGTGAAG TACTTGGTCCGGCATGGAATAACAGAAATTTCCCGGGACAACTTCAGCTTTAGCACAAAAATTAAAGTTGGTAACTTCTATGAAGGTAGAGAAGGACCAGAG GGTTTACAGTGGTTCCTGATGAATGAGGAGGACATTTCTTCTTGTATCATAGCGATGAATGGACAGCACAGCCgacaaacaaaatccaaataCCAGACTGCAAACAATGTTTCTGCAGCCCAGCATCGTCATCCTGCATATTATAGTGAACCTTCTCTTCAAGATATTAGTGATTCAAAGTTATTACGGAAACTGGAAGCTCAAG AAATAGCTCGACAGGCAGCTCAGATAAAAATGATGCGAAAACTAGAAAAACAGGCCATAGCACAAGCCACCAAGGAGGCGAAAAAGCAACAAG CATTAAGGGCTGCTGAAGAGAGGcggaagaaaagagaggagatGAAGATTCATAAACaacaa GAGAAGATCAAGCGCATTCAGCATATTCGTATGGAGAAAGAACTCCGTGCACAGCAGGTTCTTGAG gcaaagagaaagaaaaaagaagctgcagccaatgtaaaaatgttggaagcagagaaaagaaaccaG GAGAGAGAGATCCGTAAACTTCAATCTTTCTTACAGAAGCACCAG GAGAGGGAGAGGCGCAGGCAGCACAGGACTCTCATGAAAGCTGTGGAGGCCCGGAGGAAAGCAGAG GAGAAAGAACGTCTgcgaaaagaaaagaaagcagagaaacaattaaacaagaagaagaaactggagCTCAGAagactgaagcagaaaaaagctAAGGAGCTAATGAAGCCAAAAGAAGACATGTGTTTACCAGATCATAAG CCTCTTCCAGAATTACCTTGTATACCTGGACTAATTTTACCGGGAAAAACATTCTCGGACTGCCTGATGGTGTTGCAGTTTATTCGTAACTTTGGGGCAGTTCTAAATCTCGGATTAAACTCAAACCAGATCACTATAAGTGACATGCAAGATGGGTTGCTCAACATTGGGAACAGTTTGCAGAAGGTGCAGGACCTGTTGGTGAGCATGCtgtctgcagctgtgtgtgatCCGGGCATACCAGCAGGCTGTAAG TGCAAAACCCTGTTGGGAGACCATTTGACTAATGTGGAGATCAACCAAGACAATGTGTCTGAGATCCTGCAAATCTACATGGAAGCCCATTCTGAACAGACAGAGGTGGCTGCTCTGGCCCACAGCCTTGAAACCAAGGCGTTCCAGGCTCACAGTCCGTCAGATAAGGCTGCTATCCTGGCATTCTTGGTTAACGAACTCTGCTGCAGTAAGGCTGTGATTAG CCAGATCGACAAAAATATAGATTATATGACCAACCTGAGGAAGGACAAGTGGGCAGTAGAGGGAAAGCTGCGCAA acTGAGGAACATTCACgcaaagaaaacagatgaaagacACATTGGTGAAGGAGAAGAGAACCATACCTTCAGCAGTGTCACTGTCCAGAACAAAGGTAAGAGGAAAAGCAGGAGCAGcgaagaagaggatgaagacAGCGAAGACCAAGGAGAGGATTATGATGGACAGGAGGAAGAAATGagaaggaaaatgaagaaatcGGAGACATATGGAGAGGAG GAAGCCGATAGACATTCAACAGACATTACCGAACTAGagacaaaaatccagaaaacatGCAAG tTGCAAAGTGAAATTAGTCAGAAGCTGTTTGAAGCATCTCACTCACTGCGCTCGATGGTTGTTGGTGAAGACCGATACAGGAGGCGTTACTGGCTCCTCCCACATTGTGGGGGCTTATTTGTTGAAGGAGTAGAGAATG agttggaggaggtggagaaagACGGGGGAAGACAGAAGGCTTCTGTCAGAGTAAAGGAGGAGCAACAGGAAAAGATCTCACAACCGAGGACAGAAAGTGTTAAAATCCAGGCAGAGTGCCAGCAGAACAATGATGACGATCTTCTCCAAAAGTCTTTTTCTAAGCTCGGCAAACTGTTTGAAGCAGTCAAAATGgatcaaaactcaaacattgATGCTGAGAACACCCATCCTAGTGAAGTTTCTATCACGGAGCCTTATCATTCCGATTGTACCCTGGAGACAGATAAAACGTCAGCTTCATCTACGCTCAGTGCTGTCCAACTCAACAATAACTGCATGACCCGCAGCCCTCAATCCATCCTGCCTGACAATCAGCTGTCTGCGGTATTGACTGAAAAAAGCAGTGAGTGGTTTAGCCTCCTGCCCCGCGCTCCTTGTGATGGCTCTTCTTTAGTCTCGAACATCAGTTGTCCAGCTTTCGTCTCCTCCTCACGACTTGTCAGGACCGAATCCTCCTCATCTCTCCTCCCAAATACcccaaggaaaaaaaacaaagctgggaTTAATAGACTACATTCAGCTGACTCTCAG GAAGCAGAGGGTAATCGAGAAGAGGACCTCTGTCTGGCAGATTGCAACTCTGTCGACAAGAGTGAAACCACAGAGCCTCTGAATAACAAGCCTGCTTGTGCGTCCTTTTCTCCTCTGGAAGTAGCCAAGGCTCAGGACTACATTTGTCCTCAGCCAGTTCCTGAAG AGATGCTGAGAGGCTGGTGGAGAATTTCAGATGCGGAGAACCTGCAGAGTCTGGTCAATTCTCTTCACCATCGGGGTATCAGAGAGAGGGTGCTGCAGAAACAGATCCAAAAAAATATGGAGCACATGAGCCAGATCTATGCCAACCAAAAAAATG CAGAATTTGATACAAACGACCCAGGAAAGCAGAAGATAAGCAGGGAGATTTTTGAAGGCTGGTGTGTTGAACAGCGGGCCGAAGAGGTGGACAGCAATCTGCTGCTGCAAGTAGAAGCTCTGGAGAAAAATGTAATATCTGCCAATTTACCCATTCAG GGTTGGATGCCCAGTGAACCCAAGTACAACAGTGATGATCTGGGCTATTTTGAACACAAGcccttctcttctgtttctttggaaaacaaaaaacagggaGAAACTCGACAGGAGAGACTTCCAGGCTTTTGGATGCGACGCTCCAACAAGCTTCTTGACGTAGCAGTCATCAGGCTTGCAGAGCTGGAGAGGAACATTGAGCGAAG CAACAAAGTGGAGGTTGCTCCTGGGATGAGACAGTGGCATAAAGCTCTCGGTAAAATCCGCAATTCAGCTCAGCTGTCTCTTTGCATTCAGCATCTGCAGAAATCTGTTGTTTGGAAACAAGACGTCATGAAAGTG TGCCAGCTCTGTCAGAAAGGAGACAATGATGAACTTCTTTTACTATGTGATGGCTGTGACAAAGGCTGCCACACTTACTGCCATAATCCAAAGATAACCGTGGTACCTGCTGGAGCATGGTTTTGTTCTTCTTGT GAAAGTGGTCAAATCCCTCCCAGTGGGAAGCAACAAAGCCAAACAGCTGGAGGAAAGCATAAAAGCAGTGaggtaaaacaaaactgtaagcCATCTGTGAAGGGAGAGCTTGTCAGTGAGGAGGTTGCCAGCAGCAACAACATGCCAAAAAGAGGTTCCAAGGAGTTcaaaaagaggaaaggagaaGACAGCTCTGAGCCCAGGTTTGACAGCCTTGTCTCCTGTGCAAAAAGGGCCAAAACACCCAACAGTGAGCTGGCTGTGTGTCG AGTGCTGTTGGCCGAGCTGGAGGCCCATCAGGATGCGTGGCCCTTTCTGAGCCCAGTTAAGCTCAAGTCTGTCCCTGGATACAGAAAAGTCATCAAGAAACCAATGGACTTCTTTACTATTAAGGAAAAACTAATCAACAACAT GTATTTAAATCAGGAGAACTTCATTACTGATGTGAACCTGGTTTTTGATAACTGTCAAAAATTTAATGAAGACGACTCTGAAATTGGACAAGCCGGCCACAGGATGAAGAGATTTTTTGACAAACGATGGACCGAGTTACtgcattga
- the LOC122840019 gene encoding bromodomain adjacent to zinc finger domain protein 2B isoform X1: MDSKLGLASSSPAPPSFQKGSPVATFSSAPPQPTSVKYSPAHSPEGSIPFTIFGQTHQTGDELSNMQSCPAFGLLTSSSNCSEFVHRGKTGLMTTPTNTQFKVFPKLWRPTEMDNCRAGAIFHPLLGLYPFSVPVFKTHDPAHPQLCTSGVDRWNTSSSNRNLNTSLLPLKEKEKTKINSSWSQNSLSERATKTILSTKEKGVINRPLETPRCNIRLSGSLSESSSEETSSDSDNMEKDDEDLSSDSDDSEKEIPVGHEVETQMDSVKKSSFVRPKDQIWNPELFLNPHFNGVVSTADQDAPLALITKPRIQTNSPSKRPFLAATSPPYHTPVNLSISSKKLSDTSALPSKSAPSGLVPGSVKAASVLHGGWRPAKTSSCLKPVDLTRNGGFDFHSSRGSEDSSGDIEDDEESSLNSGSSLSDSGSNPESDSAEDHGKESFKAESHTDANGSGALLNLQILKNLGVSATNLLHHHGNLPDPLTFATAGLKKKRRVTDERALQLPLKFGWERETRMRTVTGRLQGEVAYFAPCGKKLRQYPDVVKYLVRHGITEISRDNFSFSTKIKVGNFYEGREGPEGLQWFLMNEEDISSCIIAMNGQHSRQTKSKYQTANNVSAAQHRHPAYYSEPSLQDISDSKLLRKLEAQEIARQAAQIKMMRKLEKQAIAQATKEAKKQQALRAAEERRKKREEMKIHKQQEKIKRIQHIRMEKELRAQQVLEAKRKKKEAAANVKMLEAEKRNQEREIRKLQSFLQKHQERERRRQHRTLMKAVEARRKAEEKERLRKEKKAEKQLNKKKKLELRRLKQKKAKELMKPKEDMCLPDHKPLPELPCIPGLILPGKTFSDCLMVLQFIRNFGAVLNLGLNSNQITISDMQDGLLNIGNSLQKVQDLLVSMLSAAVCDPGIPAGCKCKTLLGDHLTNVEINQDNVSEILQIYMEAHSEQTEVAALAHSLETKAFQAHSPSDKAAILAFLVNELCCSKAVISQIDKNIDYMTNLRKDKWAVEGKLRKLRNIHAKKTDERHIGEGEENHTFSSVTVQNKGKRKSRSSEEEDEDSEDQGEDYDGQEEEMRRKMKKSETYGEEEADRHSTDITELETKIQKTCKLQSEISQKLFEASHSLRSMVVGEDRYRRRYWLLPHCGGLFVEGVENELEEVEKDGGRQKASVRVKEEQQEKISQPRTESVKIQAECQQNNDDDLLQKSFSKLGKLFEAVKMDQNSNIDAENTHPSEVSITEPYHSDCTLETDKTSASSTLSAVQLNNNCMTRSPQSILPDNQLSAVLTEKSSEWFSLLPRAPCDGSSLVSNISCPAFVSSSRLVRTESSSSLLPNTPRKKNKAGINRLHSADSQEAEGNREEDLCLADCNSVDKSETTEPLNNKPACASFSPLEVAKAQDYICPQPVPEEMLRGWWRISDAENLQSLVNSLHHRGIRERVLQKQIQKNMEHMSQIYANQKNAEFDTNDPGKQKISREIFEGWCVEQRAEEVDSNLLLQVEALEKNVISANLPIQGWMPSEPKYNSDDLGYFEHKPFSSVSLENKKQGETRQERLPGFWMRRSNKLLDVAVIRLAELERNIERSNKVEVAPGMRQWHKALGKIRNSAQLSLCIQHLQKSVVWKQDVMKVQCQLCQKGDNDELLLLCDGCDKGCHTYCHNPKITVVPAGAWFCSSCESGQIPPSGKQQSQTAGGKHKSSEVKQNCKPSVKGELVSEEVASSNNMPKRGSKEFKKRKGEDSSEPRFDSLVSCAKRAKTPNSELAVCRVLLAELEAHQDAWPFLSPVKLKSVPGYRKVIKKPMDFFTIKEKLINNMYLNQENFITDVNLVFDNCQKFNEDDSEIGQAGHRMKRFFDKRWTELLH, translated from the exons ATGGACTCCAAACTGGGGCTGGCCTCATCATCTCCTGCCCCACCTTCCTTTCAGAAGGGTTCTCCTGTAGCCACTTTCTCTTCTGCTCCACCTCAACCAACCTCAGTCAAGTACAGTCCAGCACACAGTCCTGAAGGCAGCATCCCTTTTACAATATTTG gtcaaaCTCACCAGACAGGAGATGAACTTTCAAATATGCAGAGCTGTCCTGCTTTTGGTCTTTTAACCTCAAGTTCAAATTGCTCTGAGTTTGTTCACCGAGGAAAAACGGGCTTGATGACGACACCTACAAACACACAATTCAAAGTATTTCCAA AGCTGTGGCGGCCTACTGAGATGGATAATTGCAGAGCAGGAGCCATCTTTCACCCTCTGCTGGGTCTGTATCCTTTCTCTGTACCAGTCTTCAAAACCCATGATCCTGCTCATCCACAACTTTGCACCTCAG GTGTGGACAGATGGAACACGTCCTCCTCAAACAGGAACTTGAACACCAGTCTATTACcacttaaagaaaaagagaaaactaaaatcaacTCAAGTTGGAGTCAAAATAGCCTTTCTGAGCGTGCGACCAAGACCATTCTCTCAACAAAGGAAAAG GGTGTCATAAATCGACCTCTAGAGACACCCAGGTGTAATATTCGCCTATCAGGATCCTTGTCAGAAAGCTCCAGCGAAGAAACCAGCAGTGATTCTGACAATATGGAGAAAGATGATGAGGATCTAAGCAGCGACAGCGATGACTCTGAAAAAGAGATCCCAGTTGGACACGAA gttGAAACTCAGATGGATTCTGTGAAGAAGTCTTCCTTTGTACGACCCAAGGACCAAATTTG GAACCCAGAGCTGTTCCTGAACCCCCACTTTAACGGAGTGGTCAGCACTGCAGATCAAGATGCACCTTTGGCTCTCATAACGAAACCTCGTATCCAGACCAACTCTCCAAGCAAAAGGCCGTTCTTGGCAGCAACCAGCCCTCCCTACCACACACCTGTCAACCTGAGCATTAGCAGCAAGAAGTTGTCAGACACATCTGCTTTGCCATCTAAATCTGCCCCATCAGGACTTGTTCCAGGATCAGTTAAGGCTGCTTCAGTTCTGCATGGAGGGTGGAGGCCAGCAAAAACCAGTTCCTGCCTAAAACCTGTAGACTTAACCAGAAACGGTGGGTTTGATTTCCACAGCAGCAGAGGCTCAGAGGACTCTTCAGGAGACATTGAGGATGATGAAGAGAGTAGTCTGAATTCTGGCAGTAGCCTTTCAG ACTCTGGGAGCAATCCTGAGAGTGACAGTGCTGAGGATCATGGGAAGGAGTCCTTTAAGGCAGAATCACATACTGATGCCAACGGAAGTGGTGCCCTGCTTAACCTGCAGATTCTGAAGAATTTAGGTGTATCAGCCACCAATTTACTCCACCACCATGGCAACCTCCCTGATCCTTTAACATTTGCAACAGCAG gtttaaagaagaaaaggagagtCACAGATGAGCGAGCTCTGCAATTACCCCTTAAGTTTGG ATGGGAGAGAGAGACCCGGATGAGAACTGTTACAGGTCGTCTGCAAGGGGAGGTGGCTTACTTTGCTCCGTGTGGGAAAAAGCTGCGTCAATATCCTGATGTAGTGAAG TACTTGGTCCGGCATGGAATAACAGAAATTTCCCGGGACAACTTCAGCTTTAGCACAAAAATTAAAGTTGGTAACTTCTATGAAGGTAGAGAAGGACCAGAG GGTTTACAGTGGTTCCTGATGAATGAGGAGGACATTTCTTCTTGTATCATAGCGATGAATGGACAGCACAGCCgacaaacaaaatccaaataCCAGACTGCAAACAATGTTTCTGCAGCCCAGCATCGTCATCCTGCATATTATAGTGAACCTTCTCTTCAAGATATTAGTGATTCAAAGTTATTACGGAAACTGGAAGCTCAAG AAATAGCTCGACAGGCAGCTCAGATAAAAATGATGCGAAAACTAGAAAAACAGGCCATAGCACAAGCCACCAAGGAGGCGAAAAAGCAACAAG CATTAAGGGCTGCTGAAGAGAGGcggaagaaaagagaggagatGAAGATTCATAAACaacaa GAGAAGATCAAGCGCATTCAGCATATTCGTATGGAGAAAGAACTCCGTGCACAGCAGGTTCTTGAG gcaaagagaaagaaaaaagaagctgcagccaatgtaaaaatgttggaagcagagaaaagaaaccaG GAGAGAGAGATCCGTAAACTTCAATCTTTCTTACAGAAGCACCAG GAGAGGGAGAGGCGCAGGCAGCACAGGACTCTCATGAAAGCTGTGGAGGCCCGGAGGAAAGCAGAG GAGAAAGAACGTCTgcgaaaagaaaagaaagcagagaaacaattaaacaagaagaagaaactggagCTCAGAagactgaagcagaaaaaagctAAGGAGCTAATGAAGCCAAAAGAAGACATGTGTTTACCAGATCATAAG CCTCTTCCAGAATTACCTTGTATACCTGGACTAATTTTACCGGGAAAAACATTCTCGGACTGCCTGATGGTGTTGCAGTTTATTCGTAACTTTGGGGCAGTTCTAAATCTCGGATTAAACTCAAACCAGATCACTATAAGTGACATGCAAGATGGGTTGCTCAACATTGGGAACAGTTTGCAGAAGGTGCAGGACCTGTTGGTGAGCATGCtgtctgcagctgtgtgtgatCCGGGCATACCAGCAGGCTGTAAG TGCAAAACCCTGTTGGGAGACCATTTGACTAATGTGGAGATCAACCAAGACAATGTGTCTGAGATCCTGCAAATCTACATGGAAGCCCATTCTGAACAGACAGAGGTGGCTGCTCTGGCCCACAGCCTTGAAACCAAGGCGTTCCAGGCTCACAGTCCGTCAGATAAGGCTGCTATCCTGGCATTCTTGGTTAACGAACTCTGCTGCAGTAAGGCTGTGATTAG CCAGATCGACAAAAATATAGATTATATGACCAACCTGAGGAAGGACAAGTGGGCAGTAGAGGGAAAGCTGCGCAA acTGAGGAACATTCACgcaaagaaaacagatgaaagacACATTGGTGAAGGAGAAGAGAACCATACCTTCAGCAGTGTCACTGTCCAGAACAAAGGTAAGAGGAAAAGCAGGAGCAGcgaagaagaggatgaagacAGCGAAGACCAAGGAGAGGATTATGATGGACAGGAGGAAGAAATGagaaggaaaatgaagaaatcGGAGACATATGGAGAGGAG GAAGCCGATAGACATTCAACAGACATTACCGAACTAGagacaaaaatccagaaaacatGCAAG tTGCAAAGTGAAATTAGTCAGAAGCTGTTTGAAGCATCTCACTCACTGCGCTCGATGGTTGTTGGTGAAGACCGATACAGGAGGCGTTACTGGCTCCTCCCACATTGTGGGGGCTTATTTGTTGAAGGAGTAGAGAATG agttggaggaggtggagaaagACGGGGGAAGACAGAAGGCTTCTGTCAGAGTAAAGGAGGAGCAACAGGAAAAGATCTCACAACCGAGGACAGAAAGTGTTAAAATCCAGGCAGAGTGCCAGCAGAACAATGATGACGATCTTCTCCAAAAGTCTTTTTCTAAGCTCGGCAAACTGTTTGAAGCAGTCAAAATGgatcaaaactcaaacattgATGCTGAGAACACCCATCCTAGTGAAGTTTCTATCACGGAGCCTTATCATTCCGATTGTACCCTGGAGACAGATAAAACGTCAGCTTCATCTACGCTCAGTGCTGTCCAACTCAACAATAACTGCATGACCCGCAGCCCTCAATCCATCCTGCCTGACAATCAGCTGTCTGCGGTATTGACTGAAAAAAGCAGTGAGTGGTTTAGCCTCCTGCCCCGCGCTCCTTGTGATGGCTCTTCTTTAGTCTCGAACATCAGTTGTCCAGCTTTCGTCTCCTCCTCACGACTTGTCAGGACCGAATCCTCCTCATCTCTCCTCCCAAATACcccaaggaaaaaaaacaaagctgggaTTAATAGACTACATTCAGCTGACTCTCAG GAAGCAGAGGGTAATCGAGAAGAGGACCTCTGTCTGGCAGATTGCAACTCTGTCGACAAGAGTGAAACCACAGAGCCTCTGAATAACAAGCCTGCTTGTGCGTCCTTTTCTCCTCTGGAAGTAGCCAAGGCTCAGGACTACATTTGTCCTCAGCCAGTTCCTGAAG AGATGCTGAGAGGCTGGTGGAGAATTTCAGATGCGGAGAACCTGCAGAGTCTGGTCAATTCTCTTCACCATCGGGGTATCAGAGAGAGGGTGCTGCAGAAACAGATCCAAAAAAATATGGAGCACATGAGCCAGATCTATGCCAACCAAAAAAATG CAGAATTTGATACAAACGACCCAGGAAAGCAGAAGATAAGCAGGGAGATTTTTGAAGGCTGGTGTGTTGAACAGCGGGCCGAAGAGGTGGACAGCAATCTGCTGCTGCAAGTAGAAGCTCTGGAGAAAAATGTAATATCTGCCAATTTACCCATTCAG GGTTGGATGCCCAGTGAACCCAAGTACAACAGTGATGATCTGGGCTATTTTGAACACAAGcccttctcttctgtttctttggaaaacaaaaaacagggaGAAACTCGACAGGAGAGACTTCCAGGCTTTTGGATGCGACGCTCCAACAAGCTTCTTGACGTAGCAGTCATCAGGCTTGCAGAGCTGGAGAGGAACATTGAGCGAAG CAACAAAGTGGAGGTTGCTCCTGGGATGAGACAGTGGCATAAAGCTCTCGGTAAAATCCGCAATTCAGCTCAGCTGTCTCTTTGCATTCAGCATCTGCAGAAATCTGTTGTTTGGAAACAAGACGTCATGAAAGTG cAGTGCCAGCTCTGTCAGAAAGGAGACAATGATGAACTTCTTTTACTATGTGATGGCTGTGACAAAGGCTGCCACACTTACTGCCATAATCCAAAGATAACCGTGGTACCTGCTGGAGCATGGTTTTGTTCTTCTTGT GAAAGTGGTCAAATCCCTCCCAGTGGGAAGCAACAAAGCCAAACAGCTGGAGGAAAGCATAAAAGCAGTGaggtaaaacaaaactgtaagcCATCTGTGAAGGGAGAGCTTGTCAGTGAGGAGGTTGCCAGCAGCAACAACATGCCAAAAAGAGGTTCCAAGGAGTTcaaaaagaggaaaggagaaGACAGCTCTGAGCCCAGGTTTGACAGCCTTGTCTCCTGTGCAAAAAGGGCCAAAACACCCAACAGTGAGCTGGCTGTGTGTCG AGTGCTGTTGGCCGAGCTGGAGGCCCATCAGGATGCGTGGCCCTTTCTGAGCCCAGTTAAGCTCAAGTCTGTCCCTGGATACAGAAAAGTCATCAAGAAACCAATGGACTTCTTTACTATTAAGGAAAAACTAATCAACAACAT GTATTTAAATCAGGAGAACTTCATTACTGATGTGAACCTGGTTTTTGATAACTGTCAAAAATTTAATGAAGACGACTCTGAAATTGGACAAGCCGGCCACAGGATGAAGAGATTTTTTGACAAACGATGGACCGAGTTACtgcattga